The following are encoded in a window of Lichenicola cladoniae genomic DNA:
- a CDS encoding AIM24 family protein has translation MQTRIEGEMLPVLYVSLDPWESIVSETGELSWKSPNVTLQTTTAGAGSSGFLGAVKRSLAGGGLFMTQYKAEGGPGFIAFAAKIPGTIDEHRIEPGRSYMLHRHGFMCATEGVTLGLGFQRSLGAGIFGGDGFRLQQVSGSGTFWTMLGGQVVSHLLAPGEAIDVHPGHVGMFEDSVSFDITMLPGIRNKLFGGDGFFLARLTGPGRIWLQTLTMPNLAHALGPYLGGETVASTAEGSALGVAASSFIRRAFQ, from the coding sequence ATGCAGACGCGTATCGAAGGCGAGATGCTGCCAGTGCTTTATGTATCGCTGGATCCCTGGGAGAGCATCGTCTCGGAAACCGGCGAGCTGTCCTGGAAAAGTCCCAACGTCACTCTGCAGACCACCACAGCCGGGGCGGGTTCATCCGGCTTCCTGGGTGCGGTGAAGCGCTCGCTGGCCGGCGGCGGCCTGTTCATGACGCAATACAAGGCCGAGGGCGGTCCAGGTTTCATCGCCTTTGCCGCCAAGATCCCCGGAACGATCGACGAGCACCGGATCGAGCCCGGGCGCTCCTACATGCTGCACCGCCACGGCTTCATGTGCGCGACCGAAGGAGTCACGCTCGGGCTCGGCTTCCAGCGCTCGCTCGGCGCCGGGATATTCGGCGGCGACGGATTCCGGCTGCAACAGGTATCGGGCAGCGGTACATTCTGGACCATGCTCGGTGGCCAGGTGGTGAGCCACCTGCTGGCGCCCGGCGAGGCAATCGACGTCCATCCGGGCCATGTCGGCATGTTCGAGGACAGCGTATCGTTCGACATCACCATGCTGCCCGGCATCCGCAACAAGCTGTTCGGTGGCGACGGATTCTTTCTGGCCAGGCTGACCGGTCCGGGCAGGATCTGGCTGCAGACCCTGACCATGCCGAACCTGGCCCATGCACTCGGGCCCTATCTCGGCGGAGAGACCGTGGCGTCGACCGCCGAGGGATCCGCACTTGGCGTTGCCGCATCGAGCTTTATACGGCGCGCGTTCCAGTAG
- a CDS encoding DUF3311 domain-containing protein, with protein sequence MIQAGGSRYLRPILVHMLLLLPFVGLLWVPFYDRATPALFGFPFFYWYQLAWVPLTAMLIWIVWKFGRA encoded by the coding sequence ATGATCCAAGCCGGCGGTAGCCGATACCTTCGCCCGATCCTGGTGCACATGCTGCTGCTTCTGCCGTTCGTCGGGTTGCTGTGGGTGCCGTTCTACGACCGCGCCACGCCGGCGCTGTTCGGCTTCCCGTTCTTCTACTGGTACCAGCTCGCCTGGGTTCCGCTGACCGCGATGCTGATCTGGATCGTCTGGAAGTTCGGGCGCGCATGA
- a CDS encoding sodium:solute symporter family protein has translation MTAPSMPTAGWAGIAVFLVFFVATILLGASASWRKGRGRDKDGEDWSLGGRSFGTWVTWFIVGGDFYTAYTIIAVPAVVYATGAYGFFALPYTIIVYPFVYAVMPRLCQIAKQGGHVIAADIVRARFGSRSLERAIGVTGLVSVVPYIALQLVGIRTVLEALGLPDEIPLIAAFLSLAAYTWFGGLDAPATTAFLKDLMIYIVVIAAVTVIPLHLGGYGTMFAHASVHLKAAPDGHVLGPGESIPHATLALSSALAAFLYPHTLTGVLAAHDADTIRRNAVMLPAYTVLLGLMAHAAGIVTTLPSSVVPLLFLAIFPGWIVGFAFAAIAVGALVPAAVMAIGAASLVTRNLLPGRGNARAARTTALLVKVAALGCILLLNPQFAIDLQLLGSVWMLQTLPALVIGLLPLRLTATGLLAGWAAGMAAGSWIVFADGLKPVHALHLDGSAISIPTGLLALNVVVSLAVSLPARRGATGTRAV, from the coding sequence ATGACCGCCCCATCGATGCCGACGGCCGGCTGGGCCGGTATCGCGGTCTTCCTGGTCTTCTTCGTCGCGACGATCCTGCTCGGCGCATCTGCGAGCTGGCGGAAAGGACGAGGCAGGGACAAGGACGGCGAGGACTGGAGCCTCGGCGGCAGGTCGTTCGGTACCTGGGTCACCTGGTTCATTGTCGGCGGCGACTTCTATACCGCCTACACCATCATCGCGGTGCCGGCGGTGGTATACGCCACCGGCGCATACGGCTTCTTCGCGCTGCCCTACACCATCATCGTCTACCCGTTCGTGTATGCGGTGATGCCGCGCCTGTGCCAGATCGCCAAGCAGGGCGGCCACGTCATCGCCGCCGACATCGTGCGCGCCCGCTTCGGCAGCCGGAGCCTGGAACGCGCGATCGGGGTCACCGGCCTGGTGTCGGTCGTGCCGTATATCGCGCTGCAGCTGGTCGGCATCCGCACTGTGCTGGAAGCGCTAGGCCTGCCCGACGAGATCCCGCTGATCGCGGCGTTCCTGTCGCTGGCCGCCTACACCTGGTTCGGCGGACTGGACGCGCCGGCGACCACGGCGTTCCTGAAAGACCTGATGATCTACATCGTGGTGATCGCCGCGGTCACGGTGATCCCGCTGCATCTCGGCGGCTACGGCACGATGTTCGCCCACGCCTCCGTACACCTGAAGGCAGCGCCGGACGGCCACGTCCTGGGGCCTGGCGAGTCCATTCCCCATGCGACGCTCGCGCTGAGCTCGGCGCTGGCGGCATTCCTGTATCCGCACACCCTGACCGGCGTGCTGGCCGCGCACGACGCCGACACGATCCGGCGCAACGCGGTGATGCTGCCGGCCTACACGGTGCTGCTCGGACTGATGGCGCATGCGGCGGGCATCGTCACCACCCTACCCAGCTCGGTGGTGCCGCTGCTGTTCCTGGCGATCTTCCCCGGCTGGATCGTGGGCTTCGCGTTCGCCGCGATCGCGGTCGGTGCGCTGGTGCCGGCTGCGGTGATGGCGATCGGGGCAGCCAGCCTGGTAACCCGCAATTTGCTGCCGGGCCGCGGCAATGCCCGGGCGGCACGGACCACCGCGCTGCTGGTGAAGGTCGCGGCACTCGGCTGCATCCTGCTGCTCAACCCGCAATTCGCCATCGACCTGCAGTTGCTGGGCAGCGTGTGGATGCTGCAGACGCTGCCGGCCCTGGTGATCGGGCTGTTGCCGTTGCGGCTGACCGCGACGGGACTGCTTGCCGGCTGGGCAGCCGGCATGGCGGCCGGAAGCTGGATCGTGTTCGCCGACGGGCTGAAACCGGTGCATGCGCTGCATCTCGACGGGTCCGCGATCAGCATCCCGACCGGCCTGCTGGCGCTGAACGTGGTCGTATCGCTGGCGGTGTCGCTGCCGGCCCGCCGGGGCGCTACTGGAACGCGCGCCGTATAA
- a CDS encoding AI-2E family transporter, whose translation MRGLLALQVGVVLIAALYFGHDICIPVVLAVLLSFLLQPLNALLRRWHFGRWPSASLSILFALGLIAGLLWLIGMQAVGLTRELAANHSTIEGKLISLHHLGSGQSFGSFQHLREQVGQLLAGPAPAPQPVSASTPARPAQVEIIKAAPTSLDMAESLLARMAHPLATVLVVFIVSIFILLQREDLRDRAIRLFGTRDLHRTTVAIDDAGSRLSRYFLTQLAINAGFGCLIAGGLFLIGIPSPFLWGILAMLLRFIPYFGTLLAAVPPILLAAASFPGWNGTIETLALYLLVEPMVAQFIEPLLIGHSTGLSPISVVLAAAFWTWLWGPIGLILSTPLTLCTVVLGRHVERLEFLAVLLGDQPALSPVESFYQRMLADDPDEIEEQAEALLQEVALSTYYDDVVIPGLQLASLDVDRGVLEDAHLARMRDAITELVGELNRYPDAHPKPDPADQERSAVAPEDPDGLLRQPAATGMLNQDNTAQPAWQVDQPVLCVPGSGPLDEVAASILVQILAKHGIDGRIVPNEATSRTRIGTLDIGNPALICLCALGLESRLSPLRYTARRLRQQAPGIPIAVAFWPGRTPEDLQRRIGQALGVDHHAQSMRDVVHICLQAASSGREHARAA comes from the coding sequence ATGCGTGGCCTCCTGGCGCTCCAGGTCGGGGTCGTGCTGATCGCAGCGCTTTATTTCGGCCACGACATCTGCATCCCGGTGGTGCTCGCGGTGCTGCTGAGCTTCCTGCTGCAGCCGCTCAACGCGTTGCTGCGGCGCTGGCATTTCGGCCGCTGGCCGTCCGCGTCGCTCTCGATCCTGTTCGCACTCGGGCTCATCGCCGGGCTGCTGTGGCTGATCGGCATGCAGGCGGTCGGGCTCACCCGCGAGTTGGCCGCGAACCACTCGACCATCGAGGGCAAGCTGATCTCGCTGCATCACCTCGGCTCGGGGCAATCGTTCGGCAGCTTCCAGCACCTGCGCGAACAGGTCGGCCAGCTGCTGGCAGGTCCGGCGCCGGCACCTCAGCCGGTGTCTGCCTCGACCCCGGCCAGGCCGGCACAGGTCGAAATCATCAAGGCCGCCCCCACGTCGCTGGACATGGCCGAGAGCCTGCTGGCGCGCATGGCACATCCGCTGGCGACGGTGCTGGTCGTGTTCATCGTATCCATCTTTATCCTGTTGCAGCGCGAGGATCTGCGCGACCGGGCGATCCGGCTGTTCGGCACCCGCGATCTGCACCGCACCACGGTAGCGATCGACGATGCGGGCTCGCGGCTCAGCCGCTATTTCCTGACCCAGCTGGCGATCAATGCCGGCTTTGGCTGCCTGATCGCCGGGGGCCTGTTCCTGATCGGCATTCCGAGCCCGTTCCTGTGGGGCATCCTGGCGATGCTGCTGCGGTTCATCCCGTATTTCGGCACGCTGCTGGCTGCCGTGCCGCCGATACTGCTGGCAGCCGCCTCGTTTCCAGGCTGGAACGGCACCATCGAGACGCTGGCGTTGTACCTGCTGGTCGAGCCGATGGTCGCACAGTTCATCGAGCCGCTGCTGATCGGCCACAGCACCGGCCTGTCGCCGATCTCGGTGGTGCTGGCCGCCGCGTTCTGGACCTGGCTGTGGGGGCCGATCGGCCTGATCCTGTCGACACCGCTCACCCTCTGTACTGTCGTGCTCGGACGGCATGTCGAGCGCCTGGAGTTCCTGGCGGTCCTGCTCGGCGACCAGCCGGCCCTGTCGCCGGTCGAGAGCTTCTACCAGCGCATGCTGGCGGACGACCCGGACGAGATCGAGGAGCAGGCCGAGGCGCTGCTGCAGGAGGTGGCGCTCTCCACCTACTACGACGACGTGGTGATCCCCGGGCTGCAGCTGGCCAGCCTCGATGTCGATCGTGGCGTGCTCGAGGATGCCCACCTGGCGCGGATGCGCGACGCGATCACCGAGTTGGTCGGCGAGCTGAACCGCTATCCTGATGCCCACCCCAAGCCGGACCCTGCCGACCAGGAGCGCTCGGCGGTAGCGCCCGAGGATCCGGATGGATTGCTCCGGCAGCCGGCGGCCACCGGGATGCTGAACCAGGACAATACCGCGCAGCCAGCGTGGCAGGTCGACCAGCCGGTGCTGTGCGTTCCGGGAAGCGGTCCGCTCGACGAGGTCGCCGCTTCGATCCTCGTGCAGATCCTGGCCAAGCACGGCATCGACGGCCGTATCGTGCCGAACGAGGCGACATCGCGCACACGCATCGGCACGCTGGACATCGGCAACCCGGCGCTGATCTGCCTGTGTGCGCTTGGGCTCGAAAGCCGGTTGTCGCCGTTGCGCTATACCGCGCGGCGGTTACGCCAACAGGCTCCCGGCATCCCGATTGCGGTCGCGTTCTGGCCAGGGCGCACCCCCGAGGACCTCCAGCGTCGCATAGGCCAGGCGCTCGGGGTCGATCATCACGCACAATCGATGCGCGACGTGGTGCATATCTGCTTGCAGGCAGCATCGAGCGGCCGGGAGCACGCGAGGGCCGCATAG
- a CDS encoding putative quinol monooxygenase: MTQEVRVVAIVDARPGQAAAVAEAIAAVVAPTLKEPGCHEYVPHRDTEDGNRFVFVERWDSAAALEAHNRSPHLQAFAAAIGPLLAAPLRVLVLEALG, from the coding sequence ATGACCCAGGAAGTTCGCGTCGTTGCCATCGTCGATGCAAGGCCGGGCCAGGCGGCCGCCGTCGCCGAGGCGATCGCGGCTGTGGTTGCGCCGACCCTGAAGGAGCCGGGCTGCCACGAGTATGTCCCTCATCGCGACACCGAGGACGGCAACCGCTTCGTGTTCGTCGAGCGGTGGGACAGCGCGGCGGCGCTCGAAGCGCATAATCGGAGCCCGCATCTGCAGGCCTTCGCGGCGGCGATCGGGCCGTTGCTGGCAGCGCCGTTGCGTGTCCTGGTGCTCGAGGCGCTGGGCTGA